In a genomic window of Helianthus annuus cultivar XRQ/B chromosome 10, HanXRQr2.0-SUNRISE, whole genome shotgun sequence:
- the LOC110881723 gene encoding pathogenesis-related protein PR-1 type produces MGVQHYWPLVCIVFISILHFIYAHNAPEDYVKAHNVARKEIGLPPMTWNTTVAQFAEHYANQRKHDCALIHSHSDKYGENIAIGWVDFSGNGEFSGLDAVKLWVDEKPYYNYETNACTPSKMCGHYTQVVWKKSIRIGCARVKCASNAFFVTCNYDPPGNYIGEKPY; encoded by the coding sequence ATGGGAGTCCAACATTACTGGCCACTTGTTTGTATTGTATTCATATCTATTTTACATTTCATTTATGCCCATAATGCACCAGAAGACTATGTGAAGGCCCATAATGTGGCCCGAAAAGAGATCGGTCTCCCGCCTATGACATGGAATACTACTGTCGCCCAATTTGCGGAACACTATGCCAATCAAAGGAAGCACGATTGTGCCCTTATACATTCACATAGCGATAAATATGGTGAAAATATTGCTATAGGTTGGGTCGATTTCTCGGGTAATGGCGAGTTCTCGGGTTTGGATGCAGTAAAGCTGTGGGTCGATGAGAAGCCTTATTACAATTATGAGACAAACGCATGCACACCTTCAAAGATGTGTGGGCATTATACTCAAGTGGTTTGGAAAAAGTCGATCCGCATTGGGTGTGCGAGGGTTAAGTGCGCTAGTAATGCGTTTTTTGTGACTTGCAATTATGATCCCCCGGGAAACTATATTGGCGAGAAACCGTATTAG